Proteins encoded together in one Telopea speciosissima isolate NSW1024214 ecotype Mountain lineage chromosome 6, Tspe_v1, whole genome shotgun sequence window:
- the LOC122664244 gene encoding ribulose bisphosphate carboxylase small subunit, chloroplastic-like: MASSMLSSTAVASINRASPAQASMVAPFTGLKAGVAFPVTRKPNNDFSSLPSNGGRVQCMKVWPPLGLKKFETLSYLPPLTPESLAKEVDYLLRKGWVPCLEFELEKGFVYRDNNKSPGYYDGRYWTMWKLPMFGCTDSSQVLSELEECKKEYPSSFIRIIGFDNKRQVQCISFIAFKPPGF; encoded by the exons ATGGCTTCCTCCATGCTCTCATCGACCGCCGTTGCCTCCATAAACAGAGCCAGCCCTGCTCAGGCAAGCATGGTCGCTCCTTTCACTGGTCTCAAGGCTGGTGTTGCCTTCCCCGTCACCCGCAAGCCCAACAAcgacttctcttctcttcccagCAATGGTGGCAGAGTCCAGTGCATGAAG GTGTGGCCTCCACTTGGGTTGAAGAAGTTCGAGACACTCTCTTACCTTCCACCACTCACCCCTGAATCATTGGCCAAGGAAGTTGACTACCTTCTCCGCAAAGGTTGGGTTCCTTGCTTGGAATTCGAGTTGGAG AAAGGATTCGTGTACCGTGACAACAACAAATCACCAGGGTACTACGATGGGCGTTACTGGACAATGTGGAAGCTCCCCATGTTCGGATGCACAGACTCATCACAGGTGCTGAGTGAGCTGGAGGAATGCAAAAAGGAATACCCAAGTTCCTTCATTCGTATCATTGGCTTCGACAACAAGCGTCAAGTGCAGTGCATCAGTTTCATTGCCTTCAAGCCTCCTGGCTTCTAA